tgagaatttttttcttgttccattaaattaaatatttactgatattttaatttctatataatttaaatttcatatttttattttattttttaatcaacaaAATCATTAATCATCCAATAAATAGagtattttaagattttagattgatattatcaacaaattactgtcaaaaatttatttaaaacaattagtTTAAAAACTGATAGTAACAATACTGTAAGCGTTTGCCCACTCAAATGTAACGTTAGTTTCTTTATTGAAAAGTAGAATATAATTCCCAAATTCACTCAATAGAAGTTCCACTCGAAAGCTAAGTGAAAGAAACGTAATATAAGCGACCAAAGCTCTGGAGCGGTTTCTAATCTATATGAATTTTAGACAGTTATCAtaaaaacaatttcataaaattatcattatccAAAATCGAGTTTACATGCTTTGTCTCAAACACACATTCGAACTAAAAATTCAGTGATGCGTGACAAGGGATCCgctcataaattaaaaagtggGCATATATTATTCAGTTTCTAAGAAAGGTCTCAACCTTACACGGCTGGTGAACAACCCCCATTGAAGCCCAGCTCTGTATTCTCAGCTACATTTTTAAGCCTGCTactttaaatatgttattatgtACAAAACTGGAGCAGAGTTTCTTTCCTTCCTTCCCTCCCAGTTCCCACATATCCTTTGTTATAAAACTAGAACTCGGGTTAGATGGTTCAGCTCTATCGGAACACTTCACCGAAGGAAAGATGGATTCTCATACATAAGCAGTCACCAAAGGGGAGAAGCACGAGGCAGACCGCAAGAGTAAGTGACATACTTGACACTATCAATTAGCACAACCACGAAGATCCGAGAGAGTGACTTCGGTCTCATCATGCCATCGACATCACCATCGCCAACCTCTTTAGGATCAACAAGAACTGAAACCACCATGGAAGATTCATTACCATGGAGGTGGTTTTTATCCAAGTTTTTTACATGCTCTTCAGTTATGTTCAGACTCGATCCAGTAAGAGAATCTGGAAGCCCACGAAGGGTTCTTCTATTCCTGGTCTTTTTCACCGAGGTAGCATTCTGACGCTTTTCGGTAGACACATTAGATACTGATGTTGCAGGAACTATAGCTCCAGGACTTGGAGAAACATCAAACTGGAAAACTTCAGTGCACATGCCAGAACTTAACATTGGCCCTGTATCAGAAAACCAGAAAACTCAGCATACTTTCCATGTTATGAAGAAACAAAATAGGTCGACAGATCCTTTAATTTGCATATGATTGAAAGGTGGAAATCTCGAAGACACTGTTTTCAGCTCTTATATTTAGCCGAGATGCCGTTGATAATGAGTGTAAATCATGGCCTAAGAAAACCTATTCTACAGCTACAACAATAAACATGCGAAACGTactggaaaaatatttttaaaaccaatCTCATCACACTAGTTTGAGACTCCGaaggaaacaaaggagaaaaCACCTAATCAATTCGGAAAGGCATCAGAATTTGTTGCAACAATATTTCATCATTAATTTATAGTAACAAAACAGTATCATGATTTCTTATCAGGGAAAACCAAGGAACAaccagagaaaagaaaaacatgttatGTAAGCAAAGATAGCATCCTCAAGACTTAATCATCACCAAAATTAGAAACCTTAAGCCTAATGTGCTAGAATATTCACAGAATAAGATTAGAAAATAACCAAGACATGACATAAATTAGAAGAGTGATGTATCATATTATTTCCTATCAAGCAGCctatacataataaaattaacaatgaaAGCCACAATATTGGATAATCACCTGCAAGACCTTCACGGAACCACTGTTGCATTTTACCATCAGTTGCAGAGGACTTCATATGGTCCTTTAAAGCTTTGGTTGAACCAGAGGCAAGAGCCTTCCTCTGTTCAGCAGGAACCCTATATACATTTGGATGTCTTCCAACTTCAGGTATAGCCAATGCAGAATCCCAATCCTTAGGAATGGCCAAACCtgtttctctcttctcctttgCATCGGCAGTTTGAGATGCCATAGCTTTTTCACTAGCCATTATGGAATGGATAATTAAGTTTCCATCAATCTTCACCATCTTATCATTCCTAGGAACATACAAAGAAGCAACAAGAGGCTCGCTGGCATTTCCCTGGCGACCAAAATTATCAGGGCCCTCCCGTTCACCCCTTTCTTCTCCTAAATGCCGGCCTCTCTCATGATTCATTTTGTCTTTAACACTAAACCTATCATTAGAAAACCGTACTTCTTCATCTCTTTCAGACCCATTCCTAGGACCGTTCACAGACCAAACCTTACCCCCACCTTGACCATATACCCTATCACTAACAAAGCTAGACATACCAGTATCAGGAACATTGTCCACTAAACCGCCAAACTTAAAATCCACAAGCGGAACAAGCCCACCAAAAAGcatgataaagaaaaacaaacccAAGAAACTAATACTAGCAACCTTCTTAGTTTTCCCCTCACTCTTCTTACTATCGGACTTTTTACCTTTGGGTGCTGAAGTGGGTTGCTGAGGCTTCAACCTGGGAATGGGTACCAAAGGAACCTGAGATCCCTGAGGCTTGACAACATACGGAGCACAAGGCATCCAAGGATAAGTCATGTGTGCCATTGGAGGATGAGGGTAAATCCCAGGAGCAGGTGGTGGAGGAGCACACATCACACCAGCACCCACTTGCTGTCTAAGTGTAGCATTCTCAGCCACCATGTATGAAATCTTGCTACTCAGATCAGCAATGATGGAATTCATTGATCTCACTTTCTCCTCAAGCTCCTCCACGTAATGCTTCTTCCTCTGCCTAGAAAGCTGTGCACTTTCCCTATTCCTCATCAACCTTGCCTTCCTTTTCTCATCATCGTCATCAATTGCATTCACATCAGATGGAGTCTGTTTCTCTGTCTTAGTGTCCACCGAGGAGGAAGAGAACCTTCTGTGCTTGGTAGCACTTCCTTCACAACTCACTTTCTTCCTCTTCAGATCACACCCAGAAATTTCCTCCAATTTCACACCCTTGTCCATAACAGCATGCTCATGAGACGATGTTATGTTCCTCTCGAAAGATCCAGAATCAGGCGAGGGCGAGTTCACAGCCTCACATACACCCGATCCACCGTTCCCTGAACCCTGAGAGGAAACCGGTCCACCAGAAGACTCCTCCCGGTCGCAAAATTCAGACTCCGGCGATGAAATATTCGAAACCCTAACATCAGCCGCGTCATGCGAACCCTCTTTGCACGAATTACCCTCAGAAACAGAATCCGACGCTTGCGAATTGAAAAACCTTGAAACGCCGAAGCTCCGATCTCCAGAAACTACAGACGTGTCTGAACGCGGAGAATCGGAATTCTTCGCGGAAGACTCGTCAATCGGCGGCAAAACGGAGGTATTATTGGGGTCACATGCGTCAGGGAGAAGGAAATCCTCGACGTCGGAGGGAATGCAGATTTCGTCAAGATCGTCGAAGGTGATTTCGAACTCTCCATTGTTGTCATCAAAATCCATGCCGAATTCGAGATCTGAGGTGAAGGGAAGCGTGTCGGAGTTGAAGAGCGAGTCTATGGACAGGAGGGGGAGGGATCCAAACTCGGTGGAGAACTCGTCGAACAAGGGATCGGAGACCGGCAGCACCGCCGCCTCCGGCGACGGTTCCACGGCGTGCATTGATTCGGTCATGGGTGAGGGTTTCCGAGAAGGAAGACGGAAAGTTTGGGTTTTAAGAAATGTTGGGGTTTCGCTCCTTATTAGAAGACGAGAGCGTGAGTCACGCGCTATGAAACTGTCTACTGAATACGATAAATAGTTCTACAGAATTCTTGTGTGTCAGTCACTCTATGTGCCACGCGTTAATTTTTTTGAgtactattatttattattatgagGGAGAAAAAAGGACAAGAAAGCGTGTCCAGAAATCTGAGAAGGGATAAtgggaagaaagtagtaggacACAAAATCCTGTGAGCAAGAATTGCGTTTCCGCTACGTTCTGTTGCTTTCAACGACCACGACGGAAGGTGTCATGTTTTAAACGACTTTTCTTTTCGAAAGTTGAACCTAAAATTATAATGTCAGCAACTCACTACTCATGTACATATCtgattctttaattaatttacattGATACTATTAATCAAGGTGATGGAGGCATTTTTAATTAAGGATTTGGCTTTTAGTGAaggaaatttattttagatGATAAAGCCTGGTGATGATATCTTatagtataataatatattatttatttctaaaatatgtttatataataacttattatttaatattttatgatagtataatttaattttcttatatctCTAATAGattataatgtaataatttattatttaatattttatgatagaaTAACTAATTatcatgttatatttttaagatattttaatgtaatgattgatcatataatattttaataataattaagtaacgaatttgtttaatatatgtgtttattttttacgtagaaagtttataaatacaatatttattacaAGGAATCTGAttgattttttgaatttttaccTAGAATTCTTATATAAAGTCTCACATTCAATATTTCTCATTTCTCATATTTAAACTTTCTTAATTTGTagtagatttttctttttattttggaaaataacTCAGTTTTCTCACCAAAAAGTAATAGTTTTGACTTTTAAAAGTGATGTGATGACTCATTATTTAGATGGATGACAAAGAGAATCCATCATTGTTGACAATCGTCTCACTCGTGCTATCTTGAATTTATGATCAAAAATTTGCAATGTCTTTAAGGAGTGTTATCTTAACACTCTatctttttttacattaaaattttattattatataacattttattcaaattttgtgaataatagtgttaaaatagtttttttccttttccttttataaCACATGCCTAAATAAATGTTGCAAGTTCCAATGATGGTAATAAGCTTATTAGCACTCTGGTTTAAAGGCTGAAGGTGAATAGTTTTGCAACTACTCAATGTCACCATCCAACATCTCCCGAGAaagtggtaatcgattattttactAAATGGATAAAGGTAGAACCTTTATCAACTAACACTATATAACAAGTGCAAAAgtttatttggaaaattttgtatACAGACACACTTTACCCAACTATGTTGTCACCAAATATGATTGACCATTCATTAAAAAAGACTTTGAACAATTTTTGGAGTAACTCAATATAAAACGTCAAGTCTCTTCACAAATCAATGATCAAATTGAAGCAACAAAACAAATAGTTGCATGGAGGTACAACACGTGAGTAAAGAAACAAGTTTTTCACATAGACAACCTTGTATGGTAGAAGCTCAGAAAAGTGAGAAGATGAACTTGAAGGAAAGTTATCACCTGGTTGAAATGGTCTTTGTTGTATAAATGATGGATCCAAAATGGAGCATACAACCTTCAATACCTTAGTGGTAAACTAATATTGAGGACATGAAATGTTACTCATTTAAAGATGTACTATGTGATGTTACATATGAGGATATGTGTGCTCttttttcatagtttaaattttatccCTAAGTAGAGTTTTGTTGAGCAAAGTTTTAATGAAGCACATCAAGCATTAACCTTAACAAAAATCCTATTTTTACATATTGTTATACTATATGTTTTGTAAGCATTCCTCGAGAAAATTTTAGTATAAGCTTATGAGAATGTGACTAAATCAATAAAATCCGAGTATAATTAAGTGTTTGAGAATGTGACTAACTTAGGAAAATTCGAGCATGAGCGTAAAAAAAATGACTAACTCTAAATTTGAGCAGAAGTGTCCAAAAACATGACCACCTcgagaaaatttaaatataaataagtgtctaaaaattcatataaattaatttgtattatgTTGTTATCTTAGTTTATGGAttcattccttttttttttaaaaagtataattccTTGGtctaatcaatttatttaaaaaatgttcaacttatcatttatttcaaaatattatttgaataacaTACATGAAATCGCCATGAAATCGCTCAAGGTCTttgaaaatgcaaaaaaaaaaattaactaccTCAATTTAGGTTTTGAAACAGGAAAATAAACGATGGTAAGAAAAGATTGGTCAGGATTTAGGTTCAAAGTGGAATATATGATAAGAAACAATGATGGAATCCATGAAGAATGAAAGGGGATTCCCCTTGTCTAACCAATTGATAGTTCTAATTTTGGAGTTTTAACATATTAATCAAAATGAAATTTCCCcaatatttgaaaacaaatctttgaacacatttttttaaactttttttttcctttaaattaaaacttttgaaagataACAATCAATCTTTAATCTATGTGGAATTTATTAAACTTGTATTGTAGTATACAAATTGACAGTAAAGGCCCCCGACAATGATGTCATGGTTATTTGGAACAAGGTTCTATGAATTTTCATCCAATATATGTTTGATTTCTCTTCATttacttctcttttttctttttttattttcattctttctctcaAAAGCATTTTTTAAGGTTGGAAAAAATAGGAGtcttaaaaataaagtagtCTTGAAACTTTGGTGTTTTTGTTTGATAATTAGTGTTCTTAAGTGTACATCtttgttagaacataattgttatgttttttatttatattttagctTACGGGCAAAAATGGtcttttaccttttattaattaggtgtaagaaattaaaatagggggtgtaaaaaggaaaaacatgcaaattaaataatgtgagaatttaataaaaagatattatataaatCTTTTTGAAGATTTACCtgttactatttttaaaaagtagttgaaagaaaataagagcTATAATCTTGAgattaaaagagatattattattagaaaataatattattagatattgttagatattctaaaaaatattcttgaatattgttatatagttaattaaaagatatattgaaatattattatatataattagatattatggctagataataataatatatattattgataaactCAGTATTGATGTTATGGACTGTTGTGGTTGTGGGTGGTCGCGCAAGTGGGGGGTTGTGGTGGTTGACCGTGGAGTCCCTCGACTAGGTTTGGGCTGATAGATTTGGGGTTGTCTTGTTGGGCCTGTAACTTGGTTTGATTTGGCTTGAGTTGGGTTGAGCCAGTTTGGGTCTGGTTGCACCTACAAGGCTTCCTTGTtttgaagaaaaggaaataaaggAACGAAcctaattaaaacttaaaacaaaataataataataatactaataataataataataataataataatttaattgggCTAGCTGAGCTTCGAGGACTAGAGTTGAATTTTTGGTTGGACATTAAATtaggggtgttgctccctctacCATCACCTCTTGCTCCCTCCACCTTCTTATTCCTGTTTTACCCTTcagtacaattttatttttaggattaatattttttaacttctaCCTACTCTAATCCCCTACATGAATGCGATGGTCTCGTTTATGCTTAACCAACAAGCATTTGTTATTGACAGTtatgttgtttctttctttcttcgaTCTCATCTCCCAAACAACACAATCATTTTAATGGTGGACCCATGTTTctatgtttcattttcttttgtctctctctgttttttatgcttctttccaTTGTTGCATCTTTTGAACTTTCTGATTGTTTATCTTACTCACACCAACGTCGGAAGAGTTATGCaatctcacataaaaaaaagtgttgatacatgaagaagaaatatatgtCACAAtgtgtcagaaaaaaaatattgtggaggatagttaattttataaaaaggttgaaacattttatataatcatttaaataaaaaattaaaatattgaaattttaaaactttaagagaggaatttgatcatttaaatttagaaaattttaaattataattaaatagtaagaattttgaacttttgaaatttttttaattaattcatgtatacatttttcattttttttattccgttatgttttgaaattgagATATAGATACTTTAACACATTTTACTGACAATAATGAATATTTCTCTCATGCTAACAATCGATTGTGGTTAATTTCCAGATTCATTTtgcaatcattttttttaccaacattaataatatatgtttccATTGATGTCATTTAGAACTTTTTATCAAtgtcaataaattatttttttatgatgttagtcataaaatattcattattgtcagtcataaaatattcattatcgTTTGGAACCGCACCGCCGAATGACCACCACAAACACCCTGCATCGTCGCACCACGAAAAGCCACACCACCGCACCACAAAACCAAATGGATATGGAGACAAGAATatgaagaagaatcaaatggaTATGGAGAAGAGAAGTAAGAATTGGGAGATGAGAAGAAACGAATCCGGTGAGAGTTGGAGGGGGTGGGAATctggaaagagagaaagtgagactTAGGATAGTGGGGGAGTGGGGCTATGCAGGGAAAATGGGTGAGTAAAAATAGGCAGGAATTTAGGGTTTtagaataaagtaaataaatagggttaaaagtaaaaatggcTACTTTtgcaattaaaatttttttgtaaagggttgggaggtggagggagtaaggggtggtggtggagggagcaacacccttaaATTAGTAATGGTAAAGACAAAAACTTTAATAAGAATAagataatgaaaaatttaaaataaaagttatgttTCTAAAACctatgtttattgataaaaaatacacatatcATAACTAATCTCGCGAGTTTAGTATTAtggttattatattataataaggTATCACTctattattattaactattctattattatatacttGAGGTAAGTATTATTCCAATGATAATACAGATCCACAATCCGTGTTGATCTTATAAACACAAATAGTATTCTCCGAAGGAATACACACTTAATAATAACTAATACTCGCTATATTCATAAAGATTCAAACTctcttataaatttaaatgttaaaaagaa
This sequence is a window from Vigna angularis cultivar LongXiaoDou No.4 chromosome 2, ASM1680809v1, whole genome shotgun sequence. Protein-coding genes within it:
- the LOC108345800 gene encoding bZIP transcription factor 17 gives rise to the protein MTESMHAVEPSPEAAVLPVSDPLFDEFSTEFGSLPLLSIDSLFNSDTLPFTSDLEFGMDFDDNNGEFEITFDDLDEICIPSDVEDFLLPDACDPNNTSVLPPIDESSAKNSDSPRSDTSVVSGDRSFGVSRFFNSQASDSVSEGNSCKEGSHDAADVRVSNISSPESEFCDREESSGGPVSSQGSGNGGSGVCEAVNSPSPDSGSFERNITSSHEHAVMDKGVKLEEISGCDLKRKKVSCEGSATKHRRFSSSSVDTKTEKQTPSDVNAIDDDDEKRKARLMRNRESAQLSRQRKKHYVEELEEKVRSMNSIIADLSSKISYMVAENATLRQQVGAGVMCAPPPPAPGIYPHPPMAHMTYPWMPCAPYVVKPQGSQVPLVPIPRLKPQQPTSAPKGKKSDSKKSEGKTKKVASISFLGLFFFIMLFGGLVPLVDFKFGGLVDNVPDTGMSSFVSDRVYGQGGGKVWSVNGPRNGSERDEEVRFSNDRFSVKDKMNHERGRHLGEERGEREGPDNFGRQGNASEPLVASLYVPRNDKMVKIDGNLIIHSIMASEKAMASQTADAKEKRETGLAIPKDWDSALAIPEVGRHPNVYRVPAEQRKALASGSTKALKDHMKSSATDGKMQQWFREGLAGPMLSSGMCTEVFQFDVSPSPGAIVPATSVSNVSTEKRQNATSVKKTRNRRTLRGLPDSLTGSSLNITEEHVKNLDKNHLHGNESSMVVSVLVDPKEVGDGDVDGMMRPKSLSRIFVVVLIDSVKYVTYSCGLPRASPLW